The genomic window TAACCCATTCTGGAAGCACATCCCTTAGGTCAACGACATGAGACACCTCGAATCGTTGACCATTAGAGTAACTTGCAATGACCTCTAGCTTTCGAGATCTAGAAGTGTAAGAAACCAATACATTTACGGTTTCACCCTCTCTCCTCTCCCATTGCACAGTCTTGACGGATTGAATGGTGTTGACATCGATTCCAATATGCGGGTAACTTGGATCCCAATAATTGGAGAAGGTGTCGAACTCAACGGCAACAATTTGGTTTAGAGAAGGATTTAGATGGCTATGAGCATCAAAGATCCCTAATAGAGCTCCGGGGGAAAGCCCCGGTACGGTGGTGTTGGAGGGGGCGATGAAGAAGGTCAAGCCGTCGGCCGGTTCGGAAACCGGGGATTTGAGGACGAAGCTGAATTGACAATCAAATTCTGAGAGT from Arachis ipaensis cultivar K30076 chromosome B09, Araip1.1, whole genome shotgun sequence includes these protein-coding regions:
- the LOC107618329 gene encoding mannose/glucose-specific lectin, which encodes MAISNTNLFLFSVPLLTFTIIFLMQLNKANSSDSLSFSFDNFNQEDGRNLIFQGDSTISPTKNTLHITKVNSQGNPAPNSLGRVLQSAELQLWDKATNRLSEFDCQFSFVLKSPVSEPADGLTFFIAPSNTTVPGLSPGALLGIFDAHSHLNPSLNQIVAVEFDTFSNYWDPSYPHIGIDVNTIQSVKTVQWERREGETVNVLVSYTSRSRKLEVIASYSNGQRFEVSHVVDLRDVLPEWVRVGFSAATGAQYQSHEILSWSFTSSLNYVQMEIK